A window from Enterocloster bolteae encodes these proteins:
- a CDS encoding glycine/sarcosine/betaine reductase component B subunit, producing the protein MKLELGNFYVKDIVFGDKTKYENGILTVDKEDCLAFVKRDPHITEADLRIVKPGDMVRLVPVKEAVECRVKVNGDALFPGYTGPLSQAGDGRTHCLKDMSLLAVGRHWGGFQDGLIDMGGEGAKYTYFSQLKNLVLVADTDEDFEKREQQKKNRAIREAVHKLAEYIGSCVKDMEPEEVESYELEPVIRRAPETEKLPSVVYVMQPQSQMEEMGYNDLCYGWDCNHMLPTFMNPNEVLDGAMISGSFMPCSSKWATYDFQNCPVIKRLYKEHGKTLNFLGVIMSNLNVALEQKERSALFVAQIAKSLGADAALVTEEGYGNPDADFTGCIVALEDAGVKTVGLTNECTGRDGKSDPLVSMDEKEDAIVSTGNVSELIELPPMPEVIGELEALARDGLSGGWAGDEILGPSVRPDGSIIMENNAMFCGDQIIGWSTKTVREF; encoded by the coding sequence ATGAAGCTGGAACTCGGTAATTTTTATGTGAAGGACATCGTTTTTGGTGACAAAACCAAGTATGAGAACGGTATCCTTACGGTAGACAAAGAGGATTGCCTTGCCTTTGTCAAGAGAGACCCGCACATCACGGAGGCAGATTTAAGAATAGTAAAGCCTGGTGACATGGTGAGACTGGTACCTGTTAAAGAGGCGGTAGAGTGCAGAGTAAAGGTAAATGGGGACGCACTGTTCCCAGGTTACACAGGACCACTGTCACAGGCCGGAGACGGAAGGACCCACTGCCTGAAGGATATGAGCCTTTTGGCTGTTGGAAGACACTGGGGAGGTTTCCAGGACGGACTCATTGATATGGGAGGGGAAGGCGCTAAATATACATATTTCTCCCAGCTTAAGAATCTTGTGCTGGTTGCAGATACAGACGAGGATTTTGAGAAGCGGGAACAGCAGAAGAAAAACAGGGCCATCAGGGAGGCAGTTCACAAACTTGCCGAGTACATTGGTTCCTGTGTAAAGGATATGGAGCCGGAAGAGGTTGAAAGCTACGAGCTGGAGCCGGTTATCAGGAGAGCGCCTGAGACGGAGAAGCTTCCATCCGTCGTGTACGTGATGCAGCCTCAGTCCCAGATGGAGGAGATGGGTTACAACGATCTCTGCTATGGATGGGACTGCAACCATATGCTTCCCACCTTCATGAACCCCAACGAGGTGTTGGACGGAGCTATGATTTCCGGAAGCTTTATGCCATGCTCTTCCAAGTGGGCAACCTATGATTTCCAGAATTGTCCAGTCATCAAGAGGCTGTACAAGGAGCACGGCAAGACCCTTAACTTCCTGGGAGTGATTATGTCAAACCTGAACGTTGCCCTGGAGCAGAAGGAGCGTTCCGCTCTGTTTGTGGCTCAGATTGCGAAGTCCCTTGGAGCAGACGCTGCCCTTGTGACTGAGGAAGGCTACGGCAATCCGGACGCTGACTTTACAGGCTGCATCGTGGCTTTGGAGGACGCAGGCGTTAAGACGGTAGGCCTTACAAATGAGTGTACAGGCCGTGACGGCAAGTCCGATCCCCTGGTTTCCATGGATGAGAAGGAAGACGCCATTGTTTCTACCGGTAATGTTTCTGAATTGATTGAACTTCCTCCTATGCCGGAGGTAATCGGCGAGCTGGAAGCCCTTGCCAGGGACGGTCTGTCAGGAGGCTGGGCCGGGGATGAGATTTTAGGGCCGTCTGTCAGGCCGGATGGATCCATCATCATGGAAAACAACGCCATGTTCTGCGGAGACCAGATTATCGGCTGGTCCACCAAGACTGTCAGGGAATTTTAG
- a CDS encoding DUF3841 domain-containing protein, whose translation MSKETANGYYTVYTRQSKKVLEELEKTGEYRVKEEYIRMKNDSISEYYLKLYRWFAERCRERIDVPKGCSLPIWLSMHDEYRLRNTEDTVCFTLRIPREKVHVISEYAWGFRVNYMYVPLNLEDERAFNEELKRYGIENEMALVTESLGNYYPMLKKRIISSWDRVFELKPNSPADELGVCFEIQREWIENIESLT comes from the coding sequence ATGAGCAAAGAGACAGCAAACGGATATTATACGGTTTACACCAGGCAGTCCAAAAAGGTGCTGGAGGAGCTGGAAAAAACGGGGGAATACCGGGTTAAAGAGGAGTATATCAGGATGAAAAATGACTCTATTTCAGAGTATTACCTGAAACTTTACCGGTGGTTTGCTGAACGGTGCAGGGAGAGAATTGATGTTCCGAAGGGGTGTTCTCTTCCCATATGGCTGTCCATGCATGATGAATACAGGCTGAGGAACACAGAGGATACGGTTTGCTTCACCCTCAGGATACCCCGGGAAAAGGTTCATGTCATTTCTGAGTATGCCTGGGGGTTCAGGGTCAATTATATGTATGTGCCGTTAAACCTGGAGGATGAGCGCGCGTTTAACGAGGAGCTGAAACGATACGGGATTGAAAATGAAATGGCTCTTGTCACAGAGTCTCTGGGCAATTATTATCCCATGCTGAAAAAGAGAATTATTTCCAGCTGGGACCGGGTATTTGAACTGAAACCCAATTCACCGGCAGACGAATTGGGGGTATGTTTTGAGATACAGAGGGAATGGATTGAAAATATCGAGTCCCTTACATGA
- a CDS encoding TetR/AcrR family transcriptional regulator, producing the protein MVSVENERVRRKYFKDLNRKVYIERALEIIRDEGTEAISIRRMAKEFQCSTTSMYRYFENVEELLYYANLGYLDEYLEELNVHEKEWRDIWDMHIGIWECYCRIAFRYPQAFDIIFFSAASRNLTTAIREYYDMFPERINIVSPYLQVMLQSTDLFERDMVMAERCAQAGVITMGNAMNMNRMVCLLYKGYLKEILDYGLEPDEIEGKVQEFKRDVEVIVGIYASDTLGHDYLANAR; encoded by the coding sequence ATGGTTTCAGTGGAAAATGAACGGGTGAGGAGAAAGTATTTTAAGGATTTAAACCGAAAGGTTTACATAGAGAGGGCCTTGGAAATCATCAGGGACGAGGGGACTGAGGCCATTTCCATACGCAGGATGGCCAAGGAATTCCAGTGCAGCACCACCAGCATGTACCGGTATTTTGAGAATGTGGAGGAACTGCTTTATTATGCCAACCTGGGGTATCTGGATGAGTACCTGGAGGAGCTGAATGTCCATGAGAAGGAGTGGCGTGATATCTGGGACATGCACATTGGCATATGGGAATGCTACTGCCGTATTGCCTTCCGCTATCCCCAGGCCTTTGATATCATATTTTTCAGCGCGGCCAGCCGGAACCTGACCACAGCCATCCGTGAATACTATGATATGTTTCCGGAACGAATCAATATAGTCAGCCCATATCTTCAGGTCATGCTCCAGTCCACGGACCTGTTTGAGCGTGATATGGTCATGGCGGAGCGCTGTGCCCAGGCAGGCGTTATTACCATGGGGAATGCCATGAATATGAACCGGATGGTTTGCCTTTTGTATAAGGGGTACCTGAAGGAGATTCTGGATTATGGTCTGGAACCGGATGAAATCGAGGGTAAGGTCCAGGAGTTTAAGCGTGATGTGGAAGTCATCGTAGGTATATATGCCAGCGATACACTGGGTCATGATTATCTGGCAAATGCCAGATAG
- a CDS encoding DUF3841 domain-containing protein, giving the protein MLRNNKEDGFSPGSMLHLWTAQTDAVLDCIRENGFSQVKMEFIDKKYEESAWVFKEAYGFFKQRARLMVKPPEGAESPVWLFFDPGWVYLSPDSYLLELSVPRERVVLFDRERWQRVLNLSYVGKEQEDEARFEQKMNQMGVSTYWEVFQSAFYPYLKSEIKKSWERIFDIDNTEQTNLGAAVWQLRQEDVVGINSHSALEERDGFSGK; this is encoded by the coding sequence ATGCTGAGGAATAATAAGGAGGATGGATTCAGCCCGGGTTCCATGCTGCATTTGTGGACAGCTCAGACAGATGCAGTCCTTGATTGTATCAGGGAGAATGGATTTTCCCAGGTAAAGATGGAATTTATTGACAAGAAATATGAGGAGAGCGCCTGGGTGTTTAAGGAGGCGTATGGCTTTTTTAAACAGAGGGCCAGGCTCATGGTCAAACCGCCCGAAGGAGCTGAATCTCCTGTCTGGCTTTTTTTCGACCCAGGCTGGGTGTATTTGTCTCCGGACAGTTATCTGCTGGAACTGTCTGTTCCCAGGGAACGGGTGGTGCTGTTTGACCGTGAAAGGTGGCAAAGGGTTCTGAATCTTTCCTATGTGGGGAAGGAGCAGGAGGACGAGGCCCGCTTTGAACAGAAAATGAACCAGATGGGTGTGTCCACTTACTGGGAAGTGTTTCAGTCCGCCTTCTACCCATACTTGAAGTCAGAAATCAAGAAGAGTTGGGAGCGCATATTTGACATAGACAATACGGAACAGACTAACCTGGGAGCCGCCGTATGGCAGCTCAGACAAGAGGATGTGGTGGGAATTAATTCCCATTCAGCTTTAGAAGAAAGGGATGGTTTCAGTGGAAAATGA
- a CDS encoding DUF6512 family protein: MNISLTIAGILCVSILGTLLHFTYRWSGRNPLIGLIAPVNESVWEHMKLLFFPMLLFGLWNLKGVTDACRISAFHAGLLMGTLLIPVLFYAYTSVLGRNFLVLDIALFYICVIAAFLIYRGLSGSCRLEKYSHVTSMAVFLLLICFLLFTYFPPGFSIFKDPER, from the coding sequence ATGAATATTTCACTAACAATAGCCGGGATACTGTGCGTATCCATACTGGGGACCCTTCTCCATTTCACCTACCGCTGGTCCGGCCGCAATCCCCTCATCGGCCTTATCGCTCCTGTCAATGAATCTGTGTGGGAACACATGAAATTGCTGTTTTTCCCCATGCTCCTGTTTGGACTGTGGAACTTAAAGGGAGTGACCGATGCCTGCCGCATATCTGCTTTTCACGCAGGACTGCTCATGGGGACGCTTCTGATACCGGTACTGTTTTACGCCTATACAAGCGTGCTGGGACGTAACTTCCTGGTATTGGATATCGCCCTGTTTTACATTTGTGTAATTGCTGCCTTTCTCATATACCGCGGATTGTCAGGGAGCTGTCGATTGGAAAAATACAGCCATGTGACATCCATGGCCGTGTTTCTTTTATTGATTTGTTTTCTGCTGTTTACTTATTTTCCGCCGGGATTTTCTATTTTTAAGGATCCGGAGAGGTGA
- a CDS encoding TIGR04076 family protein: MSKVKITVLKTTLDKELAREYGAEGLTACPMMKEGQIFYVDYAKPEGFCDGAWIAIHPYVFSLVHGTGNELFYYGNWIRKPGVAICSCNDGLRPVIFKVESAGQDSAMEYEPVR; encoded by the coding sequence ATGAGTAAAGTAAAGATAACTGTTTTAAAAACCACCCTGGACAAAGAGCTGGCCCGGGAATACGGAGCAGAGGGCCTTACTGCCTGTCCCATGATGAAGGAGGGGCAGATATTTTATGTGGATTATGCTAAGCCAGAAGGGTTTTGTGATGGGGCATGGATAGCCATTCATCCGTATGTATTTTCCCTGGTCCATGGTACGGGAAATGAACTGTTTTATTATGGAAACTGGATTAGAAAGCCGGGAGTCGCCATATGCAGCTGCAATGACGGACTGCGGCCTGTCATATTCAAAGTGGAGTCTGCCGGACAGGATTCTGCCATGGAATATGAGCCGGTCCGGTAA
- a CDS encoding Nif3-like dinuclear metal center hexameric protein, protein MEYKYLKEQLLSMFDSDKLHLFPEEWGFFNETERDIKCIGYATNLTGEIIERAGEKGVDFLLTHHDSWEFIYGLKEHCNKMLREAGMTHAFFHAPLDDADFGTSASLAQALGMKGCKKVMPYREQYYGGVAGEIVPTDFESFAASLSHILQENVRCHRNNDRPVCRIAVAAGGGNMTSDMRTAVELGCDTYVTGEYALYSQQYAGFCGMNLFVGSHTNTEILGVKSMAERLTCGGKIELIRIREPND, encoded by the coding sequence ATGGAATATAAATACCTGAAAGAGCAGCTTCTGAGTATGTTTGACTCTGACAAACTGCATTTATTTCCGGAAGAATGGGGATTTTTTAATGAAACGGAAAGGGATATTAAGTGCATTGGATATGCCACAAATCTTACCGGGGAAATCATAGAACGAGCCGGGGAAAAAGGGGTGGATTTTCTTCTTACCCACCATGACTCCTGGGAATTTATATATGGATTGAAAGAACATTGTAATAAAATGCTTCGGGAAGCCGGTATGACACATGCCTTTTTTCATGCACCGTTAGACGATGCGGATTTTGGTACAAGCGCATCGCTGGCCCAGGCATTGGGGATGAAGGGCTGTAAAAAGGTCATGCCATACAGGGAGCAGTATTATGGAGGTGTTGCCGGTGAAATTGTTCCCACGGATTTTGAGTCTTTTGCGGCGAGCCTTTCTCATATATTGCAGGAAAATGTGCGCTGTCATCGGAATAACGACAGGCCGGTCTGCCGGATAGCTGTGGCTGCGGGCGGAGGCAATATGACCAGTGATATGAGGACGGCAGTGGAGCTGGGATGTGATACATATGTGACAGGGGAATATGCCCTGTATTCACAGCAATATGCCGGATTCTGCGGGATGAATCTCTTTGTGGGAAGTCATACCAATACGGAAATTTTGGGTGTGAAGTCTATGGCGGAGCGGTTGACCTGTGGAGGCAAAATAGAGTTAATCAGAATCAGGGAACCAAATGATTGA